A portion of the Corynebacterium ammoniagenes DSM 20306 genome contains these proteins:
- the nrdI gene encoding class Ib ribonucleoside-diphosphate reductase assembly flavoprotein NrdI has translation MLVVYFSSVTDNTHRFVQKLDLPNVRIPLRLKDEPLIVNEPYVLVCPTYGGGVSLSGENSRPVPRQVIRFLNNEHNRSFIRAVVAGGNSNFGPDFGKAGEVISGKCKVPYVYRFEMMGNEDDVRICRGGLLQNAAKLGLEKQAS, from the coding sequence TACTTTTCTTCCGTCACCGATAACACTCACCGCTTTGTGCAAAAGCTCGACCTACCGAATGTGCGTATTCCGCTGCGGTTAAAGGACGAGCCTTTAATAGTTAATGAGCCCTATGTGCTGGTGTGTCCAACTTATGGTGGCGGAGTTTCACTGTCCGGCGAAAATAGCCGACCTGTTCCACGCCAGGTCATTCGTTTCCTTAACAATGAACACAATCGCAGTTTTATCCGAGCCGTTGTAGCCGGTGGCAATAGCAACTTTGGCCCTGACTTTGGCAAAGCCGGAGAGGTTATCTCCGGAAAGTGCAAAGTGCCCTATGTGTACCGCTTTGAAATGATGGGCAACGAAGACGACGTACGTATTTGCCGCGGCGGTCTCCTACAAAACGCAGCCAAGCTGGGGCTGGAAAAACAAGCCAGCTAA